A genome region from Thermomonospora amylolytica includes the following:
- a CDS encoding DUF6882 domain-containing protein, with protein MSAPTPTQAGFSPAFHRLGAALAAVVLQQQETLAEFLPREDWTADLTARTYSSGGVTVRVSLLGSYAVREQTWLWGWANPQFGEDHPAVRPTLAVREAGERLGVPELVTPEIDLSWYDGPAGHGGELIAVVAGGLLGGGGYIGAGYDGGSAYLHVDDPQTPRAGWDAIPVPRLVTNAVTLFPHDPRLTLARLLSHHRVPYRETPGGLEARLPGGGQAHAVFDEHGRLAEWSARVAAGPAAG; from the coding sequence ATGTCCGCCCCCACCCCGACGCAGGCCGGGTTCAGCCCCGCCTTCCACCGTCTCGGCGCGGCCCTGGCCGCGGTGGTCCTGCAGCAGCAGGAGACGCTGGCGGAGTTCCTGCCGCGCGAGGACTGGACCGCCGACCTGACCGCCCGGACCTACTCCAGCGGCGGCGTCACGGTGCGGGTGTCGCTGCTGGGGAGCTACGCGGTGCGCGAGCAGACCTGGCTGTGGGGGTGGGCCAACCCGCAGTTCGGCGAGGACCATCCGGCGGTGCGGCCGACCCTGGCGGTGCGCGAGGCCGGCGAGCGGCTCGGGGTGCCGGAGCTGGTCACCCCCGAGATCGACCTGTCCTGGTACGACGGCCCGGCCGGGCACGGCGGTGAGCTGATCGCGGTGGTGGCCGGGGGGCTGCTGGGCGGGGGCGGCTACATCGGCGCCGGGTACGACGGCGGCTCGGCGTACCTGCACGTCGACGACCCGCAGACGCCGCGGGCCGGCTGGGACGCCATCCCGGTGCCGCGGCTGGTGACCAACGCCGTCACCCTGTTCCCGCACGATCCGCGGCTCACCCTGGCCCGGCTGCTGAGCCACCACCGGGTGCCGTACCGGGAGACGCCCGGCGGGCTGGAGGCCCGGCTGCCCGGCGGCGGCCAGGCCCACGCGGTCTTCGACGAGCACGGCCGGCTGGCCGAGTGGTCGGCGCGGGTCGCCGCGGGCCCGGCGGCCGGCTGA